In Dendropsophus ebraccatus isolate aDenEbr1 chromosome 14, aDenEbr1.pat, whole genome shotgun sequence, the following proteins share a genomic window:
- the ARFRP1 gene encoding ADP-ribosylation factor-related protein 1, protein MYTLLSGLYKYMFQKDEYCILILGLDNAGKTTFLEQTKIRFCRNYKGMNLNKITTTVGLNIGTIDVGKVRLMFWDLGGQEELQALWDKYYAESHGVIYVIDSTDETRLSESKHAFEKMISSEALDGVPILVLANKQDVEGSLSIPDIKTAFSDCINKIGKRDCLTQACSALSGKGVNEGVEWMVKCVMRNIHRPPRQKDIT, encoded by the exons ATGTATACCCTGCTATCCGGGCTTTATAAGTACATGTTCCAGAAGGACGAGTACTGCATCCTGATCCTGGGGTTAGACAATGCTGGCAAGACG acatTTTTAGAACAGACCAAAATCCGATTCTGCCGCAACTACAAGGGGATGAACCTTAATAAGATCACGACGACTGTGGGCCTGAACA TCGGCACCATTGACGTGGGGAAGGTCCGTCTGATGTTCTGGGATCTCGGAGGACAAGAGGAGCTTCAGGCCCTATGGGATAAG TATTATGCAGAGTCCCACGGAGTGATATACGTCATCGATTCCACTGATGAGACGCGACTGTCCGAATCCAAACACGCCTTCG AAAAGATGATCAGCAGTGAAGCCCTGGACGGTGTGCCCATCCTGGTCCTGGCTAATAAACAAGATGTGGAG ggctctctctccattcctgacATCAAGACCGCCTTCAGCGACTGTATTAATAAGATCGGCAAGAGAGACTGTCTGACCCAGGCCTGCTCCGCCCTCTCCGG GAAAGGAGTGAATGAAGGCGTGGAGTGGATGGTAAAATGTGTCATGAGAAACATTCACCGCCCCCCCAGACAGAAGGACATCACATAG
- the ZGPAT gene encoding zinc finger CCCH-type with G patch domain-containing protein, whose amino-acid sequence MDEESLSSSLQTYRAQLEQVKLALHGDVDPSQKADLIQLEGDLQQLIELTESSLLSVQKSNLLSALGEPSSSSSPDDEYEAFKKAIGEVSDEGKPDQTTDPNSEEEEEGGEEEEEEEEEEISGMKVKAPYYSTWGTLEYHNAMVVGSEKMESGGAGVRVLYLYPTHKAMKPCPYFLDGKCRFNENCRFSHGQVVSIDELQVFEEPDLSNLRIDTPCLAKHEDGIWYPARITDIDDNFYTVKYDSLLLKGAVLEVDAIIPPLRERDSSSSEDEDLEGAEDSGYAKVLLDSGEVGVTPASSDFAGWEAHTRGIGSKLMARMGYELGKGLGKNSEGRVEPVQAVLLPKGKSLDQCLEFQQRKLKGGQPLPKAKRKRQPKLPRAGQGGSARRNVFDFLNEKLEHKLSPKPAADTNLERKGKEVYNASKGSKRALNIALAQTTEKILQKQREIGRMAEALVRNVGRDSVVSVQLESRLSNARSELADLQQQERSLQKEQKKADTHKKMTEF is encoded by the exons ATGGATGAAGAgagtctctcctcttctctccagaCCTACAGAGCGCAGCTGGAGCAGGTGAAGCTCGCCCTCCATGGTGACGTGGACCCATCGCAGAAAGCAGATCTGATCCAGCTAGAGGGCGACTTACAGCAGCTCATAGAACTGACAGAGTCCAGCCTGCTGTCTGTGCAGAAGTCTAACCTGCTCTCTGCCCTCGGGgaaccatcatcctcatcatctccGGATGATGAGTACGAGGCCTTCAAGAAGGCGATCGGAGAGGTAAGCGATGAAGGCAAACCTGATCAGACCACAGATCCTAattctgaggaggaagaagaaggaggagaagaggaggaggaggaggaagaagaagagatcAGTGGGATGAAAGTGAAGGCCCCTTATTACAGCACATGGGGGACATTAGAATATCACAACGCTATGGTGGTGGGCTCTGAAAAGATGGAAAGTGGAGGAGCCGGGGTCCGGGTTCTGTATCTTTACCCCACACACAAGGCTATGAAACCCTGTCCTTACTTCCTGGATGGAAAGTGCCGCTTTAATGAGAACTGCAG GTTTTCCCACGGACAGGTTGTGTCCATTGATGAACTCCAGGTGTTTGAAGAACCAGATCTGAGCAATCTTAGGATTGATACCCCCTGCCTTGCCAAGCACGAGGATGGCATCTGGTACCCGGCACGAATCACAG ATATAGATGACAATTTCTATACAGTGaagtatgactccctgctgctaAAAGGTGCGGTTCTGGAGGTTGACGCCATTATTCCTCCACTGCGGGAGAGAGACAGTTCATCCTCCGAGGATGAGGACCTGGAAGGAGCAGAGGATTCTGGGTATGCCAAAG TACTCCTGGACAGTGGAGAAGTCGGGGTTACCCCTGCCAGTTCTGACTTTGCAGGATGGGAGGCTCATACCCGTGGGATAGGGTCCAAACTTATGGCTCGCATGGGGTACGAGTTAGGAAAAG GTCTTGGGAAGAATTCAGAGGGGCGAGTGGAGCCAGTTCAGGCCGTGCTCTTACCTAAAGGCAAATCCCTGGACCAATGCCTAGAATTCCAGCAGAGGAAGCTTAAAGGGGGACAGCCCCTGCCCAAAGCCAAGAGGAAGCGGCAGCCCAAGCTCCCGAGAGCCGGGCAGGGTGGCAGCGCTCGCCGCAATGTATTTGACTTCTTAAATGAAAAACTGGAGCACAAGTTGTCACCTAAACCGGCGGCAGACACCAACCTAGAGAGGAAAGGCAAAGAGGTGTACAACGCCAGCAAGGGGAGCAAGAGGGCGCTGAACATTGCACTAGCCCAGACTACAGAAAAGATCCTGCAGAAGCAGAGGGAGATCGGGAGGATGGCAGAGGCCCTGGTACGAAATGTAGGGAG GGACAGTGTGGTAAGCGTACAACTAGAGTCCCGTCTCTCGAACGCTCGCTCTGAGCTCGCAGATCtgcagcagcaggagaggagTCTGCAGAAAGAGCAGAAGAAGGCCGACACACACAAGAAGATGACGGAGTTCTGA
- the LIME1 gene encoding lck-interacting transmembrane adapter 1, which yields MAPGVVIAESRSHILTPLCSAMGLLLLLCSLCALCKKRKRRRRRTVCSGGVALVDVTLLRQTQLRSLSKSDTKLHEIKRPRPENQHLRPVSMDPLYHSPQWSIPNAPSTEDATYSNLNYNPKNSLYECVGPRADKDPSLSEPKVNVVTAEYACVRKVKKAANQRPPEPQEEERTPPPAPSPEPCLPSRPDNLNLEDMYSKVQKKKRPPGAESTEGLIQTCNQDGVHPEQPGCQPEENLYESISDMSSHHTNYSTASESYA from the exons ATGGCTCCAGGTGTTGTCATCGCTGAGTCTCGCAGCCACATCCTTactcctctctgctctgccatGGGGCTGTTACTGCTGCTCTGCAGCCTCTGCGCGCTCTGCAAGAAGAG gaagaggaggagaaggaggacggTGTGTTCTGGTGGAGTCGCCCTTGTTGACGTG ACTTTACTGCGTCAGACTCAACTCCGATCACTCAGCAAGTCCGACACCAAGCTGCATGAAATCAAGAGGCCCCGACCAGAAAACCAGC ATCTGAGACCAGTCAGTATGGACCCGCTCTACCACTCCCCCCAGTGGTCAATACCCAATGCCCCTTCCACTGAGGATGCCACCTACTCCAATCTAAACTACAACCCTAAGAActctctgtatgagtgtgtgggGCCCCGGGCAGACAAGGACCCCTCACTGAGCGAGCCTAAAGTAAACGTGGTGACTGCTGAGTACGCCTGCGTGCGAAAGGTGAAGAAGGCTGCGAACCAGAGGCCCCCAGAGCCCCAGGAAGAGGAGAggaccccaccaccagcaccgtCTCCTGAACCCTGCCTGCCCAGCCGACCAGATAACCTGAAC CTGGAAGACATGTACTCCAAAGTGCAGAAGAAAAAGAGACCGCCAGGAGCCGAGAGCACCGAAGGGTTAATACAGACGTGCAACCAAGATGGCGTTCACCCGGAGCAACCAGGCTGTCAACCTGAAGAAAACCTATACGAGAGTATAAGCGACATGAGCAGCCATCACACTAACTACAGCACCGCTTCTGAGTCCTACGCTTAA
- the SLC2A4RG gene encoding SLC2A4 regulator: MAALSTGALDRAAGSTGLPLRIHQAPSPAVRIDETSPPNLGAGPERAEVSMFYNDTRTSFHIGQMLDAHPGQYQDSFYRALQYPRASGSQPVQRRTHPALSSVIPVPRLDEAIAAAALTSLSSGPLVLSNGAGCPGDGPENAIISSSSSSSNSCELYTSIPSTPSPPLQPAPSMAYADAGLEDSDTTHFLFGEPVPRKRKNSGRLMFRCLWKNCGKVLSTSAAIQKHIRTAHLGPCAGPEHNDGEEDFYYTEMDVNVDTLSDGLSSLTPTSPTTAGPPPFLCAGSLGAANNMELPLVSPLSLSAPSTLCHVHTDHAYQAPSPVSTSVTSKVSFSWQSPPPLLIKAPPVCPTLNISEKRPQVLASPPNAKQVPGTRKPRGEAKKCRKVYGMERKDMWCTACRWKKACQRFID, from the exons ATGGCGGCGTTGAGCACCGGAGCCCTTGACAGAGCGGCTGGCAGCACCGGGCTTCCGCTCCGCATTCACCAGGCACCGAGTCCGGCCGTCCGTATCGATGAAACGTCGCCGCCGAACCTGGGAGCCGGACCGGAGAGAGCTGAG GTCTCTATGTTCTACAACGACACTAGGACATCATTTCACATTGGCCAGATGCTGGACGCTCATCCCGGGCAGTACCAGGACAGTTTCTACCGAGCCCTGCAGTACCCAAGAGCATCAGGGTCCCAACCTGTTCAGAGGCGAACCCACCCAGCACTGTCCAGTGTTATTCCTGTCCCCAG GCTCGACGAGGCGATAGCAGCCGCCGCTCTCACCAGCTTGTCCTCGGGTCCCTTGGTTCTGAGCAATGGAGCAG GATGTCCCGGTGATGGCCCTGAGAACGCCATCATATCCTCCAGCTCCAGCAGCTCTAACAGCTGTGAACTCTACACGTCCATCCCCTCCACGCCGTCTCCTCCGCTGCAGCCCGCACCCTCCATGGCGTATGCCGATGCCGGCCTAGAGGACTCTGACACCACTCACTTTCTATTTGGTGAACCTGTGCCCCGGAAAAGGAAG AACTCGGGGAGACTCATGTTCCGCTGCCTGTGGAAGAACTGCGGGAAAGTCCTGAGCACATCCGCTGCCATACAGAAGCACATCCGCACCGCACATCTGGG ACCCTGCGCAGGACCAGAGCACAACGACGGAGAAGAAGACTTCTACTACACAGAGATGGACGTGAATGTGGACACACTGTCAGACGGACTGTCCAGCCTGACCCCCACCTCTCCCACCACCGCTGGGCCCCCTCCCTTCCTATGTGCGGGGTCACTTGGAGCAGCCAATAACATGGAGCTGCCCCTGGTGTCCCCCCTCAGTCTGTCGGCACCCAGCACCCTCTGCCACGTGCACACCGATCACGCCTATCAG GCTCCTTCTCCTGTCAGCACGTCCGTCACCTCTAAGGTCAGCTTCTCCTGGCAGTCTCCTCCGCCCCTGCTCATCAAAGCTCCCCCA GTTTGCCCCACACTGAACATCAGCGAGAAAAGGCCGCAGGTCCTCGCGTCACCTCCGAACGCCAAGCAAGTGCCCGGCACTCG gaaGCCCCGTGGGGAAGCCAAGAAGTGTCGCAAGGTGTACGGGATGGAACGGAAAGATATGTGGTGCACCGCCTGCCGCTGGAAGAAGGCCTGTCAGAGGTTTATAGACTGA